The genomic interval AAACAAAAAGTAACAATATAACAAAATTATTGTACTTTGAaaaaacacatttttttttaatttatggaGGCCAAAATTATTGGAGATTTCTACCAAATTAATAATGTTCATTTTTTAGGAGGAGGGTAAGGTTAAAGTACAATCATATATTAATGAAGTTCATTAGATAGGTAAAATGATTCCCTAGTTATAGGAAATTTCATTCCCttcattttcaatatatatcataataacaaaataaagtAATTAAGAAAACGACTTtatcatataatattttaaattataatgtgGAGAAGAGATAGTGACTTTGCGTAAtctagaaactttgtttttctctttgttaattattattaaagtttattttaagcATATTTGTTCCTTTTTTGTAGCTTGTGAGTTGTGGTtacaattgtaaaaataaataaattaattaaaacctAAGCCAATTTTGACGAAAGGAGACAACTCAGACAAGGGGACAAGAGACACATAAAGTTTAGGAGttagatttcttttttttttttttgaaaggtaaAATTCAAACTTTATTAACCTTCGAAATCAGTCACCAAAACAGGTAACAGATCAGTTGGAACATTTTCCATACTGAACATACAATCAGGATATAATAGTGACGCTCTAGCAAACTCATGAGCGACTCTATTAGCTGAccgtttaacaaaacaaaaataaacattactGAGATTAGCCAACATGGCTTTACACTCCTGAATCACACAACCAAATTGAGAAGATAAAATAGTCGAGTTCCGCAGGGCTTGTACCACCAATAAACAATCCGTCTCGATCCAAATTGGGTTGTAACTTTGATCTTTGAGCCAACTTAATGCTTCCCTAAAGCTCAAAGCTTCAGCGACAGAAGGAGCAATATTGCCGATGTGTAGTTTAGTACGACCCTCAATAAGCAAACCGTTGTGATCACGCACCACCAAGGCACAACCAAACCGATTCTGTCTTTCAAAAATAGCTGCATCCACATTGATCTTGATACTATTTTCCTGAGGTTTTACCCAACGCTCCATTCCATCATAGTCTTGAAGAGTAGACCATAATGACTCAATTTGAGTTTTTTGAGCGTGTTTCCATTGATCAAGATAGCTTTTAGCGGAGACAATTATAGCTGAAATATTGAACGATTTCCCTTGCCAAACAACATCGTTTCTCGCTCCCCAAACTGCCCAACAAATAGCAGCAGCCAAACATTGTTTCTCGGCTGCCAATTGTGTGAAATTGCTCACACACCAGTCCAAGAACACGGTTCCTGCTGCAATATCAGCAGTGCCTATGCCGACTCTTTCCCACACCATTTTAACCAGCCTGCGGTGAGAAGAACATGTGCAATTGTCTCGTCCATCTCCTCGCACAACGGGCAGCGAGTGTTGACAGGAACACGCTTAGAGGCAAGCTGAGAAAGGGTAGGGAGACAATTAGAACCGGCCCTCCACAtcagattttttattttgggaggCAGTTTTAAGGACCATAATGCTTTCCAAAAATCCGAGGCTGCAATCTCAGTGCCTCCACCTCTCAGTTTCTGTTGAAGAACATATGCACTCTTGACCGAGTACATCCCATTAGCTTCCTCTCGTCCAAAACGCTTGACCTATCCGAATCCTGATGGATGCCTAAAGGAATTTGCAAGATCAAATCATGGTCTCTCTCCTCAAATAAATCCTTCAGTAACTCAATGTCCCATGAACTCATGTCCATGGTCAATAAATTATTCACTTTTGCTTGATGGAGAGCTGGATGAGAGGAACTTACAAAAGGATTATGTTGATCAGGCAGCCATGGTTCGTTTAGTACATCAATAGAAGCTCCGTTTCCCACACTCCAACGAACTCCCGCACGAACTAGAGCTTGAGCTTCCCAAACACTTCGCCACACAAAGCTTGGATTGTTCCCTAAAGAGGCCGAGAGAAATGTTCCATTGGAGAAGTATCTTGCCTTAAAGATTCGCGACACTAAGGACTCGGGTCTTGTTAAAAAGCGCCAACCTTGTTTGCCCAACAAAGCCAAATTAAAATCATGAAGATTCCGAAACCCAAGACCTCCATtattcttactcttacacatcCGATCCCAAGACATCCAAGGAATGCCTTTGTTTTCCTTCGAAGAACTCTTCCACCAAAATCTCGCCATGGAACTTTCTATATCTCTGCTAATCTCCAACGGAAGTAAGAACACATTCATAGCATAGCTAGGAAGAGCTTGCGCTACCGACTTGATTAACACTTCTTTGCCGGCACGTGAGAGAACCTTCGCATCCCAACCTTGAAGCTTTTTCCTAACTCTGTCTTTCAGAAATCCCAACACAGCGGACTTGTTTCTTCCCATTGTACTGGGGAGGCCCAGATACATACTCCTTTCGTCTGCTTGTGGCATTTGTAACAGAGTATTGATATCCTCCCGAACATGATTTGCTGTATTAGTGCTGTAGAAGATTGAAGACTTCCCCAAGTTAACTTTCTGACCTGAAGCACATTCAAATTGACGAAGAAGATCTTTGATGCGATTGGCTTCTTGAAGCGTGGCTTTGCAATACAGATAACTGTCGTCAGCGAAGAGCATATGAGACACTTTAGGAGCCCCATTCGCCACTTTACATCCATGGATAAAACCCAATGCCTCATATCTACTTATCAAAGCAGATAGACCTTCCGCACACAGGATAAAGATATATGGCGATAAAGGATCTCCCTGGCGTATACCACGAGATGGAAGGATCGGCCCCATTGTTCTCCCTCCATGAATCACATTGTACCTTGCCGAACCCACACACTTCATTACCAAAGAAACCCAATGATCCGAGAAGCCCATCTTTCTAAGAACTGACTCCAAGAAACTCCATTCAATGCGATCGTAGGCTTTACTGAGATCCAGTTTAAGAGCCATAAAACCATCCTtgccttttcttttccttttcaaGTAGTGGAGTACTTCAAAAGAAACCATGATATTATCAGTTATTAGTCTCCCCGGGATGAATGCACTTTGAGCTTCTGAGACAATTTGATCCATGTAAGGTTTCATCCTATTAGCCATTACTTTAGTAATGATCTTATATAGAACATTACATAAAGCAATAGGTCTAAGATCGACCATACTTTCAGGAACTTTCTTTTTCGGAATCAACACAACATTAGCATCCCCACAAGCTGAATCAAACTCTCCTGTAGTTATGAATTTCTGAACCACCGCCACAATATCAAATTGAACAATTTCCCAACATTTTTGATAAAAAGCAGGAGTCATACCATCAGGGCCAGGGCTCTTATCCGGATGCATACTGAAAACTGCTTTCCTTACCTCCTCGGCATCTATTGGTTGATGAAGGTCTTCATTGATCTGACTTGAGACCTTCCTTTGAATACACTGAATCACCATGTCACTGCCCAGGTTTGAAGCACTAAATAAAGATGAGAAGTAATCCACTACTACATCCTCAAGGCCATTTTCCCAATCCTTCCAATTGCCACTCGAATCCTTGAGTTTCGAAATTTGGTTAAAGCTTCTACGGTTGCTAGCCGCTCTATGGAAGTATTTACTATTCTGGTCGCCTTCCTTCAACCAAAATTGCTTTGCCCTCTGCTTCCAAAAAATTTCCTTTTGATCCAACACCAGAAAGAGTTCCTTTTTCTTCTCATTATAACGCTGGACCGAGAGAGCGTCCCTTTTGTTCTTCAAGTTTTTCAACTCAACACGGCATTGCTTGATTCGGATCTTGAAATTTCCAGTTATATTCTTCCCCCAAGTGGCCAACTTATCTGCGCACTGAGAAATCTTTTCTGCTACCGAGACAAGACTAGAGCCATTCCAACAATCCTTCACAATCTCAAAGCACATTGGTTCTTTCAACCAAGCATTCTCGAACCTGAAGCGCCTATTTGGAATGAAGACAACCGGAGCAACAAATTCAAGAAAGATAGGCGAGTGATCCGAAGGAGAAGTTTCAAGGTTGAGTAGGCGAGCTTGCGTAAAAGTTTGGAGCCAAGAAGTTGAAACAAGGGCCCGATCCAATCTAACTTCTATCCATCGAGACGTTCCCCTTCCTTTTTCCCAAGTATAAGGGTAACCAACCAAGTCCATGTCGTATAAGTCACACTCCTGTATAGTTTGTTCAAAACCAGAAATAAGCCAATTTGGATATGGTTGTCCTCCACTTTTGTCGCTTTGGCTAAGCACATTGTTTAAATCACCAATCACGCACCACGGGTCACTTGAATTGTTCAACAGAGATCTTAAAAGGTTCCATGTGTCCATCCGTTGTTGTCTTTGGGGTTCTCCATAGACTCCAGTAAGTCTCCATTTCGGGTTACCATCCACTTCTACCATAAAATCGATATGGTTTTGAGAAAAGCCAATTATTCTACCATCTTTATCATTTTTCCACAATAAAGCAAGTCCACCACTCCTACCTTGAGCTTCAACCACAAACCTCCCTTCGAAGCCCAATCCACGGCCCACAAAATCAATACGAGCTTTATTACTTTTTGTTTCACATAAAAAAACGAAATTGGGTTTCTTTTGAGACACTATCTCTTTAAGGAACTGAAAAGCCCgttggttcccaagcccacggcaATTCCAGCTTAACACATTCATAATTCTTGGCGGGCCTGTGACACAGAACCCGCCCCAATAACGTTTTTTGTCCCTTCCAAAATACTCATGTTGTCACCATTCTCCTCATTCGGCCCATTAATCTTCATACCAGCCACACGTTTCCTTTTTGATTCAAGGATCAACAAATCTCCATCAATATCCTCAAAAGTATCCTCTCTCATGCCATCAATCAAGGTGCTTCTTATTGCTGACTTTCCCGAAATAGTACTCTGGGGTTGATCAACATTAATTCCCAAATCAAAGCCTCTAATTCCTCCATCCAATCCCATGGATCGTGCAAGAGGTTGATTCTTCCCATGATTTTCGCCCCCAATAGCTCTCCCTGGTGCTGGTTCTTTCTCGGCCGAGACTCCTCCCATTCCTTCACCGGAGCTCTCCCCTCGAGCCAATAAGCCTTGTCGAAGCCATTTGGAGCCGATTGTATGTTGTCTTCTTCTTGGCATGGCCTTCAACTCAAGGTTGTATGGTTTCTTAATCAGATGTTGTGGTGTATCAAACAAAGTTGGACAGAACTTTTCTGAATGTCCAAGGATTCCACATATGAAGCAAAATGTTGGAAGATCCTCATATTTGAAATTAGCATAACATAACTCACCTCCTTTTTTCTCTAGTTTCATTCTTCTTTTTAAAGGCAGATCAGTACGAACAGAGACACGTACCCGAAGATAATCACGCCATATTCCCATGAAATTGTTCTTGTCGGCTTCTATGAAGGTGCCGATGTAGTTCCCGATATCCTTGACCACCTTTGCAGACATAAAGCCAGTAGATAGTCCATGGAGTTGAATCCAAAAATCCAGTTTATTAAGCAATACTGATCGCGGATTCTCCCCCATATTCAGTTTTGAAAAGATCAGTGGCACCCTATCAAAAGTCCATGGGCTCCCCTCCACCACTTTGTCTACATCAATTTGATGATAAAACTGAAATAGATAAAGATTATCTTCCAATTCTTTTACAAACATACCTCTACCGGGTCTCCACAGTGATGCCATTTTGTGTTGCATAGCCATGAAGTCGAGGGATCTTTCAGTGAGAAACCGGCCGACTAAACACCATCGATCGTCGAAGTCTGATAATTCTCTATCATTTGTGTCATACAAGAGCcctccatcatcatcatctccaCTCGTTAAGATGACAAAATCCTTATCGTGTTCAATATCCATCTCTCCACTTTCTGCCATGAACAGATCAAGGCAAAACAAAAAAACACTAACAGCCAAACTAACACTTTAACACAAACAGCAGGACAGCAAAACAGAGAAAAACGCAGGTCAATAGACCAGACTATAttcaagcttttttttttttttcttttatttttttaatactatCAGCACTTAGGAGTTAGATTTCTTAGAAGTAGATTCAATAGGGAAATTTGACATTTTATGCTAAAAGGTTACACATGGTTTTAAAATATTCCCCCTCACTACACATTTTTTAACTATACTTTTAATTCTTTTCTAATCCTAAAATACCCTTCTATCAAAACCAAAAAACCTCACCTTCatttctctctccctctctcattCTCTCGTTTTCCCTCAGCCACCACCACCCACCACCCACCAAAACCAACCGGACCACCACCCACGACGACCTTAGCCGCGCCTCAACCACGTCGGACCACAACCACGCAGGGGGACCTCCAAAACCTTTATTTTTCTAACAAAAATCTTCATTTTTCTCACCCTAAAAGTAATGGGTAAGTgtttttttatacaaaatattgttgggttttattatATTGCATGGATCTACACATTATTCGTTGTATTATGTCATTTTTGTGATCTGAAATGAAGGTATAGTTCGTACCTTAACGCTgatttttttctgggtttttcgaaTTTTTGCGATTTTGTACACCATTGTGCGATTTTTTGTGCGATGCCAACAGAAATCAGAGGTCAGGGATGACTTTCATTCTTTTTGGCCACATTAAACGATGTCCTTGCGATTTTGTGCGATGTTGTGCGATTTTGTGATTTGTGTGCGATATTTTTACATCATTATGCGAtaatacttttgttttttttaattattttcttgttgTGTTTTTTGTGCGACATTGTGCGACATTATTTTGTGCTTGTGCGATTATTGTGCgacattatttttttcttgtgcgacattgtttcattttttactattttcttGTCCTTGCTTTAaactgaaaataataaaaaatgaaacaatGTCGCACAATAATCGCATAATGTCGCACAAGAAAAAAACAATGTCGCACAATAATCGCACAAGCACAAAATAATATCGCACAATGTCGCACAAAAAACAcaacaagaaaataataaaaaaaaataaaagtattaccaCATAATGATGTAAACATATCGCACACAAATCACAAAATCGCACAAAATCGCAAGGACATCGTTTAATGTCGCCAAAAATAATGAAAGTCATCCCTGACCTCTAATTTCTGTTGGCATCGCACAAAAAATCGCACAATGGTGTACAAAATCGCAAAAAttcgaaaaacccagaaaaaaaccAGTGTTTGGATATGAACTCTACTTTCATTTCAGATCACAAAAATGACATAATACAACAAATAATGTGTAGATCcatgaaatataataaaaaccaacaatattttgtataaaaaataCTTACCCATTACTTTTGGAGtgagaaaaatgaaaatttttgTGAGGAAAATAAAGCTTTTGGAGGTCCGACTGCGTGGTTGTGGTCCGGCGTGGTTGAGGTGCGACTGAGGTTGTCGTGGGTGGTGGTCCGGCTGGTTTTGGTGGGTGGTGGGTGGTGGTGGCTGAGGGAAAACgagagaatgagagagagagagagaaatgaagGTGAGGTTTTTTGGTTTTGATGGAAGGGTATTTTAGGgttaaaaaagaattaaaagtaTAGTTAAAAAATGTATAGTGAAGAGGAATATTTTAAAACCGTGTGTAATCTTTTAGCATTAATTGTCAAATTTCCCATTCAATAAGGCCATTTTCATGCACGTgatggtaaaaataaaaactatttatttatttttttttttgagtaaagTGATGAATAGTAAAAAACTTCAACCACTCAATTAATGATTTATTATGGTGATGTCATACACGACCAAACCCAACTTATGCGTTAATTATTAGATGGTGTATACaatttactaataataatattttaattatatggtTTAGGATTCATTTGGTATTTTATATTGAGCATTAACCATAGAATAACAAGCATGTTTCTCTACCATTATATATGATTTTAACATTTATGGATACTTGCATTGAACATCAAACCTTAGAACAAGCATGTTTCTTGAGGAGGGAACATTGTACAAATCTAATCACATGAAATATTTTTTGTTGACTCAAACAATACAATTTATTATGAATATTACTAATCTACTAAATTGGTCAAACTTTAGTATACAATAtacaagaaaattttaatttataataatattgagtttttatgttattttaaaattgcTTGCTCCTCCTAATAATTAATCATAAGGTGAACATATGAAAGTGACAATATACCAAAACAAAAAAGTTAGCCTAATACATTTgatctttcaattttttttattttttatttttcaaataaagcTTATTGAGACTATAATTGCAACCATATGCATTTTGTACCGTTGGTTTTTTGGGcatcaattcttgtacatataAATATCAATGATGGTTTTGATTATAGgtcattttttctattttatgtcTGCCTAGACAAAGACAAGGTGGGACAGATCCATTAAAAACAAAGCTTTAAAGCCTTTTGGCACCAATTTTATTTCAGATCACATATATAGAAAGGTTGAagagacatatatatatatatttatatatatatatattatatacacacatattaaAACTAACAACACCCAACTAAAAATCCCAATTAATGTTGTctgatatgttaaatttatagATAAGTAATTCATCACCATACATAGTGTTACTGTATGATTTCTGAAAAATCTTCTTCATAGGATTCCCAAGGTTAAACCCtacaaaaaaacacaaaaaagggTTAATTCTAGGGGTTAATAATTATAGTGTTAATGAAGGTCAAATAGCTTACTACAATTTTGTTACTCCATGTTTACACTTTTGCCCTTCTtgttttttaagaatttttttgtatttttcatattttttctttctaagtttttattcatttttgtaatttttctaataaaattccaGTGTTAATGAAGGTTAAATAACTTGAAAGGACTTACATAATGAGATTAtgttatgatattaaaaaaagaaaaaaaaaaaaagaatgataCCTCTCAATTAAGATTAATAGTataatttgtttttaaaaataataaaagagagatatgaaaataacataataaatatgaaatatCTCTGCCTAAAATGGAATCATATCTCAATTCAAGGTATCATTCCATTTTCATATCTCAATTCAGAGAATCACAGGAATCGTTCCATTTTTTCATTATctctatttaaaaatatataaaatatattgaattgttttataatatatatttcactaaattttatgatttttttaaataaaatatatttagacaaTATAATATCCtattttttcttgaaatttcaACTATAtctctaatatttttataaaattatagtacctatattttcattcattTTTCTTATAAAGAATTATTTCATTCTTACTTTCAAGGATATGCAGAATCTCATTTCACCACCATCTCAACTCTATCCAATGAagatagtataaatatataatctCTGTAAACATGTCAAATAATGTTTTGTTTCTTCATTGTTATGGAAACATTATTAAACATACAAACTTACTGGAGACTCTATCAATCTCTTCTTTTTGTTTTACTGGGAAACTCTATTAATCCCTTATGTTATTGAGTTTGGCCAAAAAAATCTTGCCTCATAGCTAGAATTGCTGTACGAACTATTTCGAAACATGCATAGATAGATACTTAAGAAAGTGCAATATTCACTGCTAAATGTAAAGAACTTACCTTAGATGTTGAAGAATTTACCACCCATCTTCCTGTTTTGCTTAGAAAaaagtttccttttttttttgtttttcacttGTCATGGCCTTCCTCATTCGCGATCTCAAGTCTCGAATTTCAATGTTACAACTGCAAACAAAGAGTTCTTCTCAAATCAAAATGAAAGGTTTTTGCATATCCAGAGCTGGTAACCAACTTCCTGTCATAGTTCATCCAAAGCAACAAGGTACATAATCCACTTTCCAAATCTGCAGGTTTTTTTGTCTCTTTGTTTTCGGGTTAGAATATCAGTCCAGTTTCGTTCATTGTTAAGTTCACCAACCAAATTAGATATTGTTATCAACATGGTTCTTAGGTGTCTCGTTTTTCTGTAGCTCATCTCTGTCACAATACAATATTTTCTCATCACCAGTACAGTGTTCGGTTGCTTCGGCTTCTTTTCCTACTAAAAGTACTGTTTTGTCAACCAAGTCATGCCCAATAGGATCGATTTGCTCCTCAACAATTGGAACCTCATGGATTGAAAGAGAATCTGCATCATTTTCCATGTGGTTATAGCCAGAATCAGCATTGACTGTCATTTGGAGCATTAGTTGTGAATCTGGACTTGAATAATGTGAAGATAAAGGCCTTTGTCCCCATTCATCCATTGTCTCGCTAAAATCACCCTGCGATTGCTCGTCTCCTGTAAAACTCATACGCCTATATGTCTCAACTTCTTTCTCCAAGAAAAGATTCTCCCTTTCCCTCTTCACAAGAATCTCTTTCAAAATATCCATCTCTTCTTCATCATAAGCAAACCTTTCCTCTATCATTCTCTGAGATTGTCTAGCTTCGAATTCTATTGACGCCTTATCTTTTTGAAGCCGTGATATCATTGCCATTGCTTCGTCCGCAGCACTTGCAGCAGCGGCTCTCTCTTTCTCCAGTTCAAGGTAAAGAGCAACACAAGCAGCTTTCTCTTCTTCAAGAGCTCTCTCCAAAATCCCAACTTTATCAAATTCAGATACAGCTTCGTCGCTCTTTTCTTCGGTAACATTAATGTGTTTATCAGAGCAAACCGGATGCTCATAAGTGTTGTTACTATCACCAAATGATCCACTCAATTCAAAACTATGGCAACTCTCCTCACCTTTGTAATTTCCAATTGGTGCATTTACAACATCTAAACATGATCACAAGTATCAGAAAGAATTAGTAACAATATGTGTTGCGGAAGAACACCAACTAACAGCACTCAAACATGAATTAAGAAGAGAACTAAGCAAACACCAATTCAAGAAAATCAAGAACTAAACCAGAAACATATTCCAGATGCAACAACACAATACGCAGATGGAACAACACGACATCATTAAAcccgaaaaaaaaaacaactgaaCAAATCTTTATTCCTTTAATCTTCAAGTTACAAACATTACAAGCTACAATCTCCCTCTAGCTCACAATGTAAAGTGTTTCTGTTATTGTTATCATTCTCAATGGACAAGAGGTAGGATAAggaataaaacaaaaatagccatcattaaacatgttaatatctaaaacccaaaaaagTTTTAATCCCCAACCTACAAATTCAAGTTCCAAAATACAAACCATTATACAATGTCAAAGGACTTAAAGCAATTTTGAcctaaacaaaaatttccaaTCTTATTCATGAACTTCAAGTTTCATTGTCAACCCATTTTAAATGTAGAAGAATCTTAACCATTTGACTTATGAAACAAAATTTTCAAACCTCTTAACAAAAGCAAATAAGAAAGCATTAAATTTAGCAGAGAAAAACTCTAAACGATTCATATTCAATCAGTAATCACTACTAATATTCTACTAATAATCACACATGAACAAATTGAGATATTTGATTCTTTACCTTGGGGACCAAAAGGGTCAACACTAGCAACCG from Cannabis sativa cultivar Pink pepper isolate KNU-18-1 chromosome 4, ASM2916894v1, whole genome shotgun sequence carries:
- the LOC115714029 gene encoding uncharacterized protein LOC115714029; amino-acid sequence: MGSGSQESRPWTLDGLIRAFIDLFVAYILLCISTFMFFASNFWSMFGLELPCPCSGVLGYQNGCYCWHNLLIDWPIRKIYDVQMSVRSKFPFDLVWSPRNSGNGFVELESEACCSSRGVQNLVDRENGFDSKGKKLVNLKQRTGFRRRSRRATLVGYGKFAPVFPNESLSSSVASVDPFGPQDVVNAPIGNYKGEESCHSFELSGSFGDSNNTYEHPVCSDKHINVTEEKSDEAVSEFDKVGILERALEEEKAACVALYLELEKERAAAASAADEAMAMISRLQKDKASIEFEARQSQRMIEERFAYDEEEMDILKEILVKRERENLFLEKEVETYRRMSFTGDEQSQGDFSETMDEWGQRPLSSHYSSPDSQLMLQMTVNADSGYNHMENDADSLSIHEVPIVEEQIDPIGHDLVDKTVLLVGKEAEATEHCTGDEKILYCDRDELQKNETPKNHVDNNI